The Lampris incognitus isolate fLamInc1 chromosome 4, fLamInc1.hap2, whole genome shotgun sequence genome segment CGGAGCATATTTGGTCAAATGAAAGACGGGGTTATAGAAACACATACACAAGGTAAATGTGGCAAAAGAAAACTTGCACGAATTACTGTAATATGTGTTTTAACACAGTAATCATGCAATCTAGATGCTTCGTAGATAATTTTTTGTGATAAACTGTGGTATAAACACAATTTGCAGAACTGGTGTTTGACTACACACACCACAGAGGCTAAATGTCTAGCTTAGATCACCATTCAAGCCTTAGTGCTATGAAAAGCTCTTTCATTTCTGCTTTCTGCTGGCAAAGACCATTGGGAACAGGAACAAAACATAGGCAAACATGACAAAAACAGCTGCTGTTGCTGGTTGCATGGTTGAATGCCTCTCTCCATGTGCATGTAATTCTGAGGAAGGGAGAGGACATGGAATAAATTGAATTATGACCTCCACCACATTAACTACTACGACTAGAGCCAGAAAGTATCAAGTATATTCACTAGGCTCCTTTAAATGACTTTACCATTACATAAcgctaagtttttttttttaatcctgttCCAAATAATAGTTTAGACTGTGACTTTTTTTGCTGTTGGTGTAAAGGAGTGGTATTGGTGTGCTCATGTATGTACAGCCGAGCATACTTGCGAATTTGGATGCGAGTACTCACTGCTGGCAGAGTTTTACCAGATCCAGGTCTGTTGTAGCAGGGGGCAGACCTCGGATGTACAGGTTAGTTTTGCTCAGCTGCTCCAAAcctgtgctgctgctgttgctgctgctgcttggACTGGACGGAGTCATGGGGTAGGACTGCACACAGGAAACTGACTGTCATTTACTGCATGGAAGCTGAACGATCTCTCTAAACTAAGATAAATATCTATAGCTCAACCTCTacatggacagacaggcaggcagacaggcagacagacatacatatagATAGCTatgactcacacacagacacacacacgcacacacatatatttacaggcaaaacacaaaatacacaaacaccCCACCCCACATACAAGATTTGATGCATTCAGTTACAGTGCATCGTGATAGGTCAGCACATGCACGAATTGTTGTACTCTCGTGTGGCTGTTGTCATCTTAATGTTCTTCTGAAGGTGAAGTGCAAGGCACATCAATGATCCACAGAACTAACAAAACAGCTTAAATATTTTTCTTTGGGACATGCATGGGACAAAATTTAAGAATCAGGGCTGACATTAAGAAGAGGTCCTATGTGCCATTCTGCATGTGGGTCAAATACTTATAATCTTGTATGAGATACACAAGAAACATTGGGTAATCGCTAACTTCAGTCTTCCTAATTTAGAGTTTGTCAGAAATCTACAGTCTGGTCATTTCCGGACAAGCCATCCAACTCTCCCCTACAGTTATTTCCTTCCTTTTATTCATTCATGACAATAGCTTCGAGCCAACTAAACCCTCTCCACATTAGCTCAGAAACAAACCCTAACTGCTGTTAGGTTTCTGTTAGGAATTGCACTATCCAAATCCATTTCAAGTGTAGTGCATAAAATGCTAAAGCCATAGCAACCACAGCAATGACAAAACTAGAGTCCTCATACAATAGAATGTTGCAGGGCTGGTGTTTGTGCAGTTCTTTTAATACTAAGGAAGTGACTGCCATGACACACATGCTATTGTGGTCTGTATGGATTCAGGTAGAACCAAGGAATGTTGCTGACGtacttttaaaaaaatgtttttttttcccagagtATGGAGCTACGTGGGTTCAAACCAGGCCTCAGACATTGCATACCTATCATATTAACAAAGTCTCACTGGTAGGTTTTAAAGACTTCATCAGAGCCCACTACACCATAATTATATCTAGACAGCAACCTCACCGACTCCTTCTTTACAGACACAGCAGACAAACACTAGGTTAGGTTAGTTTCAGATCCTTGTCTCCTTGGTGTGATAACATGTTATGGAATCATTTTTGTCACCGTGGCTATCCTTAACCTATGAAACGAGAAACCCAAGTCAGCTATGGAGCTAATGGCATATATTTGAGTTAATATAGACACTGGGCTATTACCTCATCCCTCCTGATGTCAGAATGTCCACTTCACTTTAACTGATGGACAAGGAGTAGTCAAATAAACCCCTTTAAACAAAGACACAGCCAGCAATGTCAGCCGGCTGTTTTCACAGTGTATGTTTTCATATCCTTGTGTTAAGACTCAAAGTCAAAGATGATAGTAATGACCAAAAATGGGGagtagggggtgggggtgggggcctgCATTAACATTTTCCCACACGAGATGAAAATCCAGGATGCTTTACTGGTGATTAGCTCACTCCAGCACAGATTTATTCTGAAGGAGAGCCCGCCTTTGGATCCACTCAACTGACAGAACGTACTGCGAATCGGCTTCGTTATGCCTTACAACAATTATTTACTCCACAACAATggcaaatcttttttttcccccgtgtTGTTTTATTTGGACTCTCCTGTAATGAATTGTGAGAGTCTTCCTGGGAATACAAAGCTATAGCCTATACATAGACACTGGTCCGACTGGATGGTCTCTCTCCATCTAACGACATCTCCTACTTCCAACATCGTCATCAGTCTATCAATCCCATCTCCACATGACCACTAAATTAAGGTGCATCAAGGTCGAGAAAACATGTTTTTGtttcagtgtttgtttgttttttttctttttgtaaaagcttttgagattatttttttttacattagagGTTGGGATTTTGAACACACAAGCCTATGTTATCACCCAAATTAGCTTAGGAAGGTTTCCCCAATGTCATGTCGGGATAGCTTTTTATTATTTGCTGTGGCAGCCAGGGTGTTCCTTTGCCATTCGATATCTACCAAGCAGGCTTGTTCGGGGTGTTCCAAATCCGACCTCAGGTGTGGTGCGAAAAAAAGTAGGCAAGCCAGTGTGCATTTTCCTTTATCCTCTCATCGGCCTACCTGCTTACGATTTGGTGTCTTCAGCGGGTTTCCTGTATTCGCAAAGATCATCCTGGAGGTAACAGTTGTAGCCTATTTTATTTCGCTAATCAGATCCAACAACGGCGACGAGGAACCGCCAGATATATTAAAGCTTAATCCGAAGGGTCTCCAAAGTAACCTTTAGATTCACAATATCGACATACTACACGGGATGGCTGACACTACTACCGAGAAACTGAAAGCGggggtttggttttgttttttttgttttgtcctcTTTAGTCTACATAGGTACTGACACATCTATACTGTCAGATGCAAATACCCGACGACGGACCAACCGTACGGTCCGGTTCATTGATCTACGACGTCCTGCCGACCGTTCCAGAGTCCCACCTACGGACCAAACCATTTCGTAGCTACGGGGGTGTCGCGATTTAAAGCAACAACGGGTCCTGCTCTCCGTCGGTTTGCGCGACAAAGCGCCACAGCGGTGGCGATTATTTATCTATCTAGCTTATGTTTAAGAGTGGACGAATTGCGTCTACTCTCGTCCCGAGTTCAACGAACGAACTCGGGGATCGGCGGGCGGGGTGGAGAGGGGTTGTCGTTTTGGGATCGCCCGGGCATACCGAGCATTCTTTGCAACCGTCCAGCCCCTCCCCCCATCCAGCAGCCTGACATGTCACCGAGTCAGGATGCGATGAGAGGAAGTAGGGCTGAACTAGGCAGGAGGTCACAGCTCCTCTCTACGTTTAACGTAAAGACACAGTGGAACTGAAACGCGTTTTACTCCGTTTAGTTTTTTATTTGCCGTTATTATTGAACAGGTTAGAGGTAGCTAAAGTGGGCTGAGCTCAGATTGACATCTTAAACATGGTACAACTCGTTCACATTTTGTGCAGCCTTGTTGGAATTCTGAATGATTTTGATGTACTAAAAATAGCCAGTTTTTCAAACGGAAACATATTCGATACTTTGCGGGATAatattgatcccccccccccgtgcggCCCATCTTTGATTCAGATCCGATCTCTTAGATACTGCTACATTGGCCCTGTTTAAGTATAGCCAATGTCTTAAGGAAGATAGATGGAATTGTATGATGCACATGAATTTACCATTATTTCATATGAATGCAGTCCTGCTGGGACtataagcacacacacgcacgcacacacacacgcacacacacacacacacacgcacaaaaccaGTCACCAAATAATAGTTTACAAAACATTGTTTAGTCTGTAACTAAATAAAAGGTCTGAAACACCACAAAATGCAAACTGAATTACAACTGTTGTGAAAACATTTGCCACATTAATACATTCCAAAGGAAAGCATCAAAATGATGCTTTCCTTTGGAATGTATTAATACAAACTTATCAGTGGTCCGTAACCTACTTGCAGTACATCAAACCATACAAATAAAGACATTACAAATGAAAGGTaagaaaaaaatggaaatgtgGAAAAAATATACACTGACAAATAgcactgacttgacttgatctgACTGGCCTCTGTGAAAATACTGACTGGAGCATACACGAGGATTGTTATTTCCCATCTTTCTTTGGTAAACGAGTTAATGTTACTCTTTTTCTGGTTAGAGGTGATAAATCAGTTAAATTTCCCACACCTAGAAATGTATAGGAAAATCTGGTTCATTCACGAATGAatgaatattcattcattcattcattcactcactcacccactctgcATGCCCACTTGATCCAATTCATGTTTTTGTCATCTGCATTTTGCAAATTGCTGTTGCAGTATAATGCTAGCTTGTATTTGGGTTCTTAAACATTGGGGTGTGCAATTACGGGGTTCTTGAAAATTTCATTATTTGGTAAAAAGTCGAGTAACTCACTCGAGACTTCCAGATTTGACAGCTTTGCCTCTGAATAAGTCAGAATTAACCTGAAAACAATCAACAGCAGCTCTAAAAAGCAGAAGGTTTGAGTAGTTGCACGAGTGAAACATATGACTCAGTTAACCGAGAGCTGACATGTGGTTTCGCCAGTGGTTTGATGAATTAACCTTGACCTTTTGGAAAAGATTAGTGAGGAGCAAATAGAGACAAACTCAATTAGATTTCCAAATCCATACCTCAGATTTGACATAATGACCGAGGGCCAGCCATTTACTCATATGATAGGAgatatgatacaacatatgtgagTAGTCCATTCTTTTACAATTATGCCGCCGGCGAATATAGTCTTCAAATGTCATAAAGAAGGAAATGAGgttcaatatgtgtgtgtgtatgtgtgtgtgtgtgttgtgtgttttatgtacATATTATTTGACCTATACCTGTCAGTGCCAATCACACAGTAAAATTCATTTAACATGTAATCAATCATCTTGGTAAATAAAAGGGAAATAGATATTTGCTTTCAACTTTTGTATAATTAGACCCATTTTATCACATGCAGTCAGATAACTGCCTGCAGCAGTGCCAGCCAGTAGTACCTATCTGCTGGAGATTTATACAGTGAAGCCAAATCCAAATCCCATCAGGATGCAGGGAAGCTCTTAAGGCATCACATTTCTCTTCCCTGCTTCCTCTGCTGGTAAGATTATGGTTTCAGGCTGGTGTCATGTTACAAAGCTGCCTCTGATGTTCCTTAGAATAAAGTGAAATTTTAAAACAGCTAATCAGCTGCAACAGCCGACTCCTGCACAGAGATTACACCCTGTGCTTGTTACCCAGTTTGGTTGTCAGATCTTATAAAAGGTGTAATTAATCGATTTTGTTGTATTTTGTGTTTAGATAAAGTTTCATGAAAATGCAAAGAACAGCAACAAAGAGATAAAACTGCCATATTTCCTTGCTGCAGTCATACATACATGTAACCTGCAGAAGGAAAATATCATTCAACATATTCTCTGCATGTATGCCAAAACGATTTGCATTGTCTTGAGTGTGGTTAAACTATAATTAACAAATTAAAATATGGTCCAACTTAGGGTGCATTTTGCTCTCCATTACATCTCTGTATATTGTACTTTATACTTTCTATACTGTGTATTGTATGCATGCAAATCTCACAATGATCATGTAGCCTTACATGAGTTCATTCACCAAAAAGACTTGGGAATAACATTCAATATGCTTGGAAGACTTAAGTGAACAGCTTTCGCATTTCAGGATATGAATCAAATCTGGGACTGTTAGTCAGACATATGGTATGCTGAGTTTGGCAAATTAACCCAGTGAGTAATCGTGAATGGGTAAACTCCACCCGGATAAAAGCGAAGCTGACGACTCTTTGGGGACATGTCAAGACTAAGGTTCACATTTCATTTGTACCAGGTTTCCTTTCTCACTTTCTCAGCATTTCTTGGTACTATGGGCAAATAAATGTATGACTGCAAGATAATAATTATCAAAACTTACAGTAGGCCCGTGTTCGCAATAAAGTGAGCAAAAACCCCACTGTAGATTGTGAAAAACAGAACTATGCTCTTGTTTCCCCTGTTTGTCTTGTCTGACAGATTTACATCTATGATGCAAAGCCTGACTATCTGTTAGACATTTGGACAGTCGCTCACTGTATGTATTGAACTGTCTTCACTGATACTGTAAGCCAAGAATAAGTCCTATGGGGCTTTTCTTTACTGTAACAAGGGAGGGATTTAGATGGGGGAAAAAGCTCATCTCACCTCTCATCTGCTTTTCATTCATTCAACATAGGATAATCGAAAATGAAAGTCCAGGTAAGACCCATAGCTTTCCAGCTGACCTACTTGGCAGGCTGGCCAACCTCACCACTATTTGACTTACCTGCAAGCTGTTGTATCAGCATAGTTGTGCTTCTTTATGACTGATATTCGCCCAGTATAAAAAGGACCAAAAGGAtcagcttgttttttttgtgtttttttttggctaAGTGATAGTAGTATAAGTTTCAACCATGGTTTACGGGCCTACTAGAGTCCCAATGTAAATAATGAAATGCTCGCACATTGAAATATGAGAAACCACACAGTTAATAGAATCACAGCAGTATCATTTTTTCTTTGCCCACATTTTAACAAAATGAGCATGtaggttaaaaacattttttCATACTGAATTTCAGCAGTAACTTCAATTATGGGTACATCATAGGTTAGAGTTTCCCAACTCAGTTACTCATCTGTTTTTATATTTTAAAGCATTTGACGGCCCTGCAAAGTGTGTTATGTTGTGGTCTGAATTAAAACACAACAGCAGGTCAAACTTGGGAACGTACGCTTCTGACCACAACACAACATATTTTGTAGAGCCGTACAATTGTTTTAAAACATAAGAATAGATGGGTAATAAAAAAAATTCCAGGAAAAGTAATCCTTTTATTAGTATATTCATATAATTCCcatggaattattattattattattttgtttatattAACTTAGGTACATTTTGTACCTTTAATGTTTTTTCAAAGAAATAGTCAGTTTAGCAGATGGAGCTGGTTGAGTTTGAAGTAATCATGGGGAAAAAGGTGGAATAGAGTTGATTGTTTACGCTAAATGCACTTAAATCCAGAATTGGAATGACAAACTACAGCGCCTACGTGCTGCCACACCCCTCAAAACCAACAGTCGTAGCACCACCTAACGTCCGAATGATGTAGGCACCGATCAACGACGTCATCAGTGCGACGGAAGTAATGCGAGGATTCGGGCTGATTCATTGTCGCCCGTCGGTCTAATTTGGTAGCGAACGGAATAACTGGCTATTTTAACAATTTGACGCATTTTAACCACAGGTAATAAAAGTTAGAAATGTGAACAGGAACCTACATTTGAGATACACTGGGAAGATATTGTTAAAGAGAATTGGTTTTTGTTGTTTgtcattgtgttttttttgtcatgTTATCCTAGCTAGTACACGTATGCTAACTCCATCACAGTATAACTCTACAAGCTAATAGTAGGTATCTGCCTCTTGCTAACCTGGAAAGGTATTAAGCGACTCCGCTGGTGTTTTCTTTATCTGTCATAACCAAGTAGGTGGTAGATTTAAATCAAATGTCAATcggtacaacaacaaaaaaagattttTCATCTTATGACTGTCCAaatgtttatgttgtgttaacATTGGGCTCAAGTGAGCTGTTAGCGTAACTTGCTAATCAACCTGATTTAAGTAATTGCATTACCTTTTGTATTTTCCGTGTCTTTATCTAGAGATACAGATATGGACCGGTTGCTGAGGCTTGGAGGCGGAATGCCTGGTCTTGGTCAGGTAAGTTTATTTAACTGTGATCCAAAAGTTAATTGACGGTGGCTCAAGCCCAGTTACGTTAACGTTATTAGTTGAGCATATACAGATTAATGTTTACACCAAACCTTTAAGGTCGATGTCAACTTAAAAATAATCCATATTAGATTGATAGTAAATCCGTTAAACAACTACTGCATTACCCAGTTACTAAGCTTCACTGCTCCTGTATAAAAAATAAATTATCGTTATTAACTTGGTTAGTATCTAATGTCCTTAGCAACCGTTTGAAAGTCCTTATCTAGTAAATGAACAACAATTGTGATTttaatcacagggcccacccactgATGCCCCTGCCGTGGACACAGCAGAACAGGTGTACATTTCCTCTTTGGCTCTGCTCAAGGTAAGCACACTCCAACTGCACTttctacatgtttgaaataaaacaaaaaaaatcttttacATTGACATTACCCGCCCTGTGAcatgtctgtttctgtgttgatatatattagATGCTGAAACATGGGCGAGCTGGTGTACCAATGGAGGTCATGGGATTGATGCTGGGAGAATTTGTTGATGACTACACAGTGCGAGTTATTGATGTGTTTGCCATGCCCCAGTCAGGAACTGTATGTATCTATCTGATGTCAAGATTGCACAACACTGTAGCCTATAGTAGCAATTACTTTGACCTGCTAGCCATCTGTTGTGCATTTGTATTGATAGTCAGTTTAGTTTCTCGTCTATACTTATTTAGTAGCTAATTGTTAACCATAATGTTGTAAACATTTATGCAGCAGAGTGTTTAGTTTGGCATTTTGATTAAGTTTCCTTTTTGGGTAAAAGAAAATTCTGATTCTCAATTTAATAGGGTGTCAGTGTTGAGGCAGTCGACCCTGTGTTCCAGGCCAAGATGTTGGACATGCTGAAGCAGACGGGCAGGTGAAGCTGTTGTATATATGATTAGAGATGTGCATTTTTAAAAGTTTATTTGAATAATATTTTGCCCAAATTCACAAATTTATTAGAGCGTTTCAGCAAGTCTACAATTGGTAAAAGCACAAAGCAGCTTAACCCTTAAGAATATAGACGTGTTCATTTTTTCACCGGGAAATTTGAGCAAtgattttgtgtatgtgcaatcagtactgattaGTGAAGTCGATTGACGCAATAAAGTTCTCACTGTGTACAATATCGACAGAGAAATCAATGTTCTCCTGCTCACAGTCTTTCTCACAGTGCCTACAGTGCCAGAATGCGTTGCACACACGTGTCTGTATCGTCATCCGTAAAATCCTCTACACTAGTATTGTGGGACGTTGTTCACAATATTAGAAATGTAATGTAATTGAGggaatgaggatgtgttttttaaCAGCATATTTAGAGTAGAgaacactgcaaaaaatgaaatcttatcaagtgaaaatatcttgtatttggtacaacaagtccaatattgagtagaattatcttgaattatcttattccactgtataagataattcaagataattctatTCAGTATTGGACTTGTTttaccaaatacaagatattttcaccTGATAAGATTTccattttttgcagtgtattaGAAATCTTGCCAGGCTGTAATTTTCCTGGCTGCTAAATGACGTCACGATACATTACTTGGCTGCCGGAAAAAAAACTTGGTTTCACTGCTGCCCCAGAGATGCAAAAATTATCtccaacaactgcaggtgttttttggTGTTTTTCATATGCTATCCTTGTCACAGATAGACAGtgataaggttgaaaattggtgaCTATTAACTTTTAAGAAGGGTGATCAAAGTTAATAGATATAATTATTAAATATATGATGATGTCATAAATGTTCTATTCACTAGCAGAGTAATGGCCATGCTCTGAAAGCATTAAAAAGTAGAATTTGGCTGGCCCTATATTTCAAATGCATGGTTTGTTGTCATAGAGCACAGGAAAGAATGAATAGGATGCAGATTTGGGAGATGTTTTCAGAGTGCGTTCTGCTCAATACTTCACAAACCGTTCAGCATTGCTAGTAAAAAAGATGTTTATTGGAATCTAGGATTGAGGCTCTATAAAAAAAGCACCAAAATGTGCCAGACTAAAGTAAGGTCAAGTCTGTTTATATCCTTTTGATGAAAAACTGATGCTGACCTGTCATGTCTAAATGTTGTCTGAGAATAATATGCAGTTGAAGCTGCGTtaagcaatatttttgatatcaaaTCACCCCCTCAAATTTGAAAGGAACGTTAGTACCGCTGATTCCACTGAGAATCAACATGCAGTCTGTAGTTTTCCTTAACTTTAAACTCAAATTTTGGTTTTGCTGGTCTGGAAAAGTGCACTTCCTTCTTTGGTTGAGTTCCTCCTTCCCGCATCATACCCccccattaaaaaaaagaaaagaaaaaaatcgtgGATAAGCTGCTCACAACTTGCAAATTCACAACACTACCACTGCCTGTTCAGCGCGAAATCACCAAGCATCAAACAGAGAGTGACTGGTGAAAAGATTAATTTACATTGTTAGGTACACCAACACAGTAAAGACGGCAGTATTTATTTTGTTGGATATAATATCTCATTGCCAGACATGTTAGGCTATGGCACTTCCTACCTCTCCTGTCCGTGAGCGCTGTCTAGCTGAAAAAATGAATAGCAAGCACGCGCTGTTTATTATACGTAGTTTGGGCACCGTAGATGGGCTTAACATCTTTGGAGACACAGGAAGTGAAGGGTGGCGAGTGGCTTAGCTGTGAGTGTGTCTTGGACTCTATGTAGCCTTGCTGTCTGCCATCCAGCGGTCAGAATTTTCTTAATGCAGCTTTAAGTATTTTTGTAGAGGTGTACTACCAAGATTGTATGGCTCTGGGCACTGTTGCAATATTCAGTTACAAAGAAAAAGGTCATTCTTTTCTCCCTTTTCTTGATCATTTCCACCAAATGTAAAGTAAACAAATAACTACTGTTTTATTAgcagttatttattttattaactttaccttaaagctgaaatctgcaatTTTCCTCCCTTCATAAATTACTTTATTCATCTGGATCATGGAGTCAGGATACATAATACTAACCTGCACCCTTACCATGGTTGGCGACACCCTTCAGCCTCTCTATACTGCTGTTGAAATGTTTTGGTCGGGTTGCACCGACTGGTGCATTGGCAGACATGTACATGCCAGGAACAACCCCAGCAGAAAAAAAATGTGCTTGTTAAATGTGATGGTGATGTAGCCATGATTCTGTTGGACAAACTATCATTATTACTGTAGAAGTTAGAATTAGAAATATTCTATTATCTATAATATTATTATATGATATAATGTAGAAATAGAATACTGCTGAAATTTTATATATATCTCTgagatgtagtttgtaatatacGTTAGACTGGCTACAATGGCTATGACAGTGGCTGCATGACTGCTGTACCTTGTTTGTATATGAGTAAATCAATTACATCAGGTTTTATTTCTCTCTTCCTCCTACATCCATCTATATTGTAACAtagttctactgtaatattgatggTATCTCCAGTAGAATCGCCACACATCCTCATTAGGTTTCAAATAGATAAATTAGACAAAAAAGTCACAGATTGCAGCTTTGAGGTTAGACCCATGACTGTGTACCCTCCCAcccctttttattttttccaaCTTAAATATTTTGCATTTTTGGTCAAGTAGAAAAGCACCGTCTCCCACACGCAGTCATGATTCGTCATCGAAATTCAAGTTTTAATGGAATGTATGTCTTTTTCTTAAGGTCTTGTTCTGGTGGCAGAATACTCACTGTAATTAAGTTTCTATTGAGAAAGATTAGTTGTACATTACATCTGTGGGATGTCTCTGTGGTCTGTCAGTGCCTAAAGCCTTCCCATGCAGCCCTGTTCAGAAGGGTTAAGAAGAAACAGTTCAAATATATATGTACTTGGTACTTATTAAATGACCTGCAGGTATTTTTGGGGCGGCATTAGCTTGGCGGTAGAATAGGTCGTCTGGTAATCGGAGGGCTgcaggttcgatcctcggctcctcttgGCAAAAATGTCTGTCCCTGAGCAAGAAGCCGAATCCCTAACCGCtctcgatgagctggttgttaccttgcatggttgacaccggcatcggtgtatgagtgtgtgtatgtgtgcacacacttatacacttagtttttttttgtgtgtgtgtgtaggaggcaTTTGAATCACTTAATGTCACTCTGTCAGCCAACCAGCAAATGTATGTGTTCTGTCCAGACAACTGTGggttattttgtgtttatttttctctaatatatattgatatataattTTACAGTGAATTAAttttaaagtgctttgagtggctgttgcagctagaaaagtgctatataaaaatgCAGTCCATATATCTGTCAAATATAACTGTAGTCATATATCAATGCTTCTCAAATGTTTGCGCTGAGCTTCCCTTCATGAATTGAACTCCAAGTAAATTATGTGTCAAAATTCCTTTGCATATCTGCTGAATTGTGCATAAATATGCTGCTGCCCTGAAATTGGCTATACCAATCCCCTAACTTCTTTATATGTACTGTATAAACAGACCTTTTTCTTAAAGTATTGCACTCCCATGAAAAAATAAGCCTGGACTGTTTTCATAATTGTTTATTAATTAGTGATATTTTTTGTTAAGACATTTTATTCCACCAAACCTGGCAAGCCTTATTTACTTTATGTAGTCTTCGAAAGATTGTGTGTTTCTGTCAGAACAAAAATGCTCTTTGGTGCAGAAAGTGCTCACAGCAGCATctgtttgcagtaaataagaTTTTCTCATAACATCTCTTTGCTTTACCTTGCCCATGTCCCATACCAGGCCGGAAATGGTGGTAGGGTGGTACCACAGTCACCCTGGCTTTGGCTGTTGGCTGTCTGGGGTGGATATCAACACACAGCAGAGCTTTGAGGCCCTGTCAGAGCGAGCTGTGGCCGTTGTGGTCGATCCCATCCAGAGCGTCAAAGGAAAGGTATGGACATTTGGGTTGCAAGTAGATGTTGGGTTTTAGTGCGCTTGTCTTGGTAACTGTTATATAAGTGGCGTGACGTTGGACCAATCATATCCTTTACAGGTTGTAATTGATGCCTTCAGATTGATCAATGCCAACATGATGGTGTTGGGCCATGAACCAAGACAAACCACATCAAACCTGGGTCATCTGAACAAACCCTCTATTCAGGTAACCATATCTGCAGATGATGATAATACTTATGGTCAAATATAAAACCTATGACTGTAGTCTTTGTTTGACCATGACCGAAGATTCCCATTTTGTCTGGGTTTTTTATGCTGTCCAGTTACATGGCCACAATGACTATCACCGACATGCTCATTCACATTTCATATGTTCTTTTGAACCAGTTCTGATAGTTACCAAAATGCAAAGGTGTATTTGCTTACATG includes the following:
- the psmd14 gene encoding 26S proteasome non-ATPase regulatory subunit 14 — protein: MDRLLRLGGGMPGLGQGPPTDAPAVDTAEQVYISSLALLKMLKHGRAGVPMEVMGLMLGEFVDDYTVRVIDVFAMPQSGTGVSVEAVDPVFQAKMLDMLKQTGRPEMVVGWYHSHPGFGCWLSGVDINTQQSFEALSERAVAVVVDPIQSVKGKVVIDAFRLINANMMVLGHEPRQTTSNLGHLNKPSIQALIHGLNRHYYSITINYRKNELEQKMLLNLHKKSWMEGLTLQDYSEHCKLNETIVKEMLELAKNYNKAVEEEDKMTPEQLAIKNVGKQDPKRHLEEHVDVLMTSNIVQCLAAMLDTVVFQ